A region of the Halostella limicola genome:
AGACGGCGGGAACGTCACCGAGAACCAGACGACAACGAATCAGACCGCCGAGAACCAGACCGGGGCCGACAACGAGACGGACACGAACGGGCAGATGCAAGAGGTCCCGTTCGACGTCGCGCAGACGGTCGACCTCCGGGTGACCGACGCGGACGTGGTGTTCGTCGAAGAGGAGGGGGAGCAACCGGGCGGGCCGATGGGCAACCAGACGGAGGGGAACCAGACCGTCCCCAACGAGACCGCGAACGGGAACGAGACTCCGGCCGGCAACGAAACCGTCGACGACGGGCCGGGCGGCGGCAACGAAACCGCGGGCAACGAGACGGCGGGCGAAGGGCCAGAGGGGCCGCTCGCCGGCCCCGGCGGCTTCCCCGACTTCTACTTCGATCCGGTCGGCGTCAGCCTCCAGTCGGGGGACGTCGTCGAGTTCGTCACCGTGGAGGACTTCCACACCGTCACCGCGTACCACCCGCGGTTCTTCGGCGTGCAACAGCGCGTTCCCGAGGGCGTCCCGGGCTTCACGTCCCCGCCCTTCGTGGAGAACGACGCCTGGTACTACCGGTTCGACGAACCGGGCGTGTACGACCTCCAGTGCCTCCCGCACGAGACCCTGGGGATGGTGATGCGTGTCGTCGTCGACGACGGGAGCGGCGAGGCACCGGAAGCGCCGGCCGCCCCCGGCGAGGGCGAGATGGGGCCGTCGGAGATCGCCCAGACGGTCCTCGACGCCCCGGAGCTCGAGCCGGGGAACGTCCTCGATCAGGGTACGGTCGCCTGGGAGGACCTGACGGGCGTCGAGTCAGAACCGCCGTTCGGTCCGTAGGCATCCGTCGCCGCGGTTTTTTTCGCGCGGTACCGTGTTCGAGGCCGGCGGTCGGTCACAGCGGCCCGCCGTCCCTGCCGACCGCCCGCGCGTAGGCGAGACCGACGTACCGCGCGGCGACGAGGTGGAAGTAGAACGCGGCGAAGACGGCGATAACGCCGCCCAGACTGTGGCTCCGGAGCGCGCTGAGCGTGAGCCCCCAGCCGAGCACGCCCGCGACGAACGCCGCCATCCAGGCGGCGAAGTAGGCGCCGCTGGAGAGCAGCGGCTTGACCCGGCGCGGGTCGAGGCTCGCGACCGGGCTTCCGCCGCGCGCGACATTGAGCAGGGCCGCCGGGAACACGTACGCGACGGCGAGCGCGAGAAACAGCGTCATCGTCGACCCGACGAGGAGAGCGGTCCGCTGACCGGTGCCGGCGTCGGGACCGATCCCCGATCCGAGCACTCCCTGCACCGTCACCAGCAGTATGAGCAGAGGCAGACCGAGGTAGACGGCCGCCACGGCCCAGGCACGGAGACCGCTCCGGAAAAGGTCACCTGGACTCCCGAACTCAGGCACCGACTCGTCACCGCGCACCGTGGCGTCGCCGACCCTGAGCAGGTAGCCGAACAACGCCGTCGCGGGGACTGCGGCGAGCGCCGCCGCGACGAGCGTGGGCCACGTCGGGTAGAGGCTGGCGGCGACGCGAAGCAGGAGCAGCGTCGCGATCCCGAGGACGCCGCCGACGGCGAACGTGTCCGCCGTCCGGTCGCCGCGGAACGGGAACTTGAGGGCGTCTTCGGCCATCATCGGGCCTCACCTCCGTCCGCCATCAGTCCTCCTTGATCCGGCTACCGCCCGGCGGCAGGAAGTGCTGGATGCGGTCGGGGCTCGCCACCTTCCGGACGAAGGAGGTGTCGGCGAAACGCTCCCGGAACTCGCGGTAGAGCTTCTTGCCGACGTCGGCCTGGGCGTACTGGCCGGGTTCGACCTCGACGTGCGTCTCGGCCTGGTCGCGGACGGCCGACGGCGGGCCGCCGACGACGCGGGTGGACGGCTCGCAGGTGATGCCGACGGCGACGCCGGCGGCCACGTCCCGGAAGTACGTCCGGTCGCCGCGGATGGCGAAGCCGCCCTTCTCCAGGAACTCGCCGCTCTCGGGCGTCTTGCTCACCTGGTCAGGGGTCACCATGTACGCGTCGCCGGCGAAGCGGCCGTCCTTCCACACCGAGGAGTACGACACCGCGAACTGCGCCGCCTCCTCCTTGCTCCGCTGAGGGATGTCGACGTCCTTCGCCGCCTCCGACGGGTCCGTCGCCTTGAGGACCGTGACCGGACCGCCGTGGGCCTGCGCGTGGAAGAACAGGTCGCCGGGTTCGAGGTACTTCTTGACGAGTTCCTCGTTCTGGTCGGCGTCGCGCCCGCCGATCACGAGGAAGTCGTCGCTCGTGTAGAACCAGCGGAACCGCTCGAACCACTGTTCGGACCGGCGGACCGGGATCGACGGACGGGAGAGCCAGTCGACGTCTTCCGTCTCCCCGTCCTCGTCATCGTCGTTCCCGCTTTCGGGACCGTCCTCTTCCCACTGGCGCTTGCGCTCTTTCACCTCCTCCAGTTCCTCGCGGGTGTCCTCGATGGCCGCCAGCGCGCCCTCCTTTTTCTCCTCGACGCGCTTGGCCTCGGTGTAGAGGCGGTCGGCGTTGTGCTCGACGCCCTCGCTCGCGTCGAGTTCGACGTCCGTGCCGTCGAGCCGAACCGTCACGGTCCCCTCGTCGCCGTTCACGCCGACGACGGCCTCCGCAGCCTCGATGCCGCGCTCGGCGCCCTCCTCGAAGCGCTCCTCGATCTCGTCCCACGGCGTGTCCCGCTCGCGGGCGTCCTGGATCGTCGAGAGCACGTCGTCGACCAGCTCGTAGCGCTCGTACAGCAGTTCCGCGCGCTCGCGCTCCTGCTCGGCCTGCCGCTCGAACCCCTCGATGGCCTGCTCCTGCTGCTCGATGATGCGCTCTTTCTTCTCGATCTCGCCCGCGAAGTCCGGCGAGTCGTCGGTGACCGCGTCGTCCTCGTCGTCGGAGCGGTCGAGCTCGTGGAAGTACTCGTCCAGCGCGGCGTTGAACGTGTCGTAGGACTCGCTCTCCAGGTCCTCGTGCTCCGAAAGCGGGAACGGCGTCACGTCGACGTACCGGTCGCCCTCGACGTAGATCCGGGGGTCGAGTTCGGCGTTCTCCATCTCGTCGCGGAGGCGCTCTAGCGCGTCGAACACGACCTCGTACTGCTCCTCGGTGGCGTCGGCGATGTCGGTCGCCTTCTCGACGCCGGCGCGGGTGCAGACCTCCTCCGCGTAGAGGCCGCCGAGGTTCAGCTGGGTCGCCAGCGTCCGCACGATGTCGGTGTCGGAGTCGTCCATCAGCGCCGCGAACCCCTCGTAGTCGACGTCGAGGGGGTTCACGCGCGTGTCCGGGAACTCGTACTGCGACCCCGGCGCCACGGTGCGGGACTTCAGCCGGACGGTGTCCAGCGAGTCAACCACCTCGTCGTTGCCGTCGAGGACGGCGATGTTGCCCGGGCCGAACAGCTCCGCGATGATCGTCGTGTCCTCGTCCTCGCGTTCGAAGTGGAACTGGAGGATCCGGTCGAACTCGAACTGCTCCACGCCCGCGAAGTCGGCCCCCGACAGGCGGTTCCGGAGCATCATCGCGAAGTTCGGCGGCCGCCCCGGCGCGTCCGGGACGTTCTCGGGGGCCGCCACGTGCGCGCGTTTCACGTCGCCGACTTCCACCAACAGCTCCACCCGCCCGCGGTCGAAGTCGCGCATCTTGAGCCGCAGGAAATCGTCGCCGTAGAGGTAGGCCTTGTCGAGTTTGGCCCCCTCGTAACTGCCGAGTTCGCCGACGAGCGCCGCGAGGTCGACGCTCGTCAGTTCCCGCTTCTGGTCCATACGGGATCGGTCTGCTCGCCGGCAGAAAGGCGTGTCGCTACGCCTCGCTGGCGGTCGCCGGCGCGGATCTACAGTTCGTCGAGCGAGTTCGCAGCGTTGATCCTGCCCGCGCCGAGGTCCGGGTCGCTCTGGCCGTCCACCAGTTCCGCCCCATCCTTGATCGCCTGCTCCACCTGATTCGCGTTCAGGCCCGAGTCCGCGGCGCGGATCAGACCCGCGAGGCCTGTCACCTGCGGCGCGGCCATCGACGTGCCGGCGAAGTAGGCGTAGTAGTCGCCATCGTACAGTTCGGGCGGCACCGACGACAGCACGAGATTCGTGGGGAACGGCCACTCGGTATCGTCCGCGAGCGTCTTCTCCAGCGTCTCGTACCCGCCGCCCGGCGCGCCGACGTCTATCTCGTTGGTGCCGTAGTTCGAGTAGAACACCCGCTCGTCGTTCGGGCCGGTCGCGCTGACGCTCATCGCCCCGGCGACGCTGTTCGGGACGGTGAAGTACCCGCCCTGCTGCAGGTTCGCGTCGGAGTTGCCGGCGCTGACGACCACGAGCGTCCCCCGGCGGACGGCGTCCTGTGCCACGCGCTGGTAGGCGACCTTGATGCCGGTGGCGTTGGTCTCCGGCGGCAGCGGCGGCGTCCCGATGCTGAGGTTCGCGGCGTCGGCGTCGAGCGACGCCGCGTGGTCGATGGCCGTGAGGATGTCGGCGGTAGTGGTGGTGAGTTCCTGATCGCCGTCACCGTCTACGTCGTCGTAGTAGAACACGCGAAGCGACACCAGCTCCGCGTCCGGTGCGGTGCCGACGATGCCCGTAGTTCCCTCGTCCGAGGCCGCTGCGATACCGGCGACGTGAGTGCCGTGCCCGTGGACGTCTTCCGCGTCACTCGTTACTTCACCGTATCTGAACAGTCGACTCACTTCTGCGTTGACATTATCTTTGAGATCGGGGTGATCGAAGTCGATCCCGGTGTCGATGATAGCCAGACGTGTTCCTTCGCCCGCTGTCGTTTCGTGCGCTTCCGCCACATCGGTGACTTGCTTGTCCCACTGCAGCGGATAGCGATCTTCGTCAGTGGTGGTATCAGCTTGTTCCACGCGTTCAGGGCCCTCGAACTCGAACCGAACGTCGCGGGCCACTTCGCTCACGCCCTCGACCGCGTCGAGGTCGTCTCGGTCGTCTTCTGACCCGACCACGACGTACACCGATCCGTCTGCGAGTTCCTGCCGTACCGCGAAGCCGGCGTCTTCGATCCCCCGACGTACGTCTCCGTCCGCGACGACGAGGAACGTCGCGTCGTCTTGCGCGCCGACGAGGCCGGTGAACGCGAGCGATAGGCCGCTGGCGGCGATTCCCTTGATGAAGTCTCGTCTTTGAATTGTCATGGTAGTCAGCCTCTCCCGCGAGAGACAGGCGGGGGTGCCACGTCACGAATAAAAATATTAATTATTAGAGTTAGTCATCTAACATTCTCTCCCTGTGAGTCGAAATTGGTTCGGCCTGTAGAGCGGCGGAGAGGACTCCAAACGCCGTGCCGTTGCCCTTTTTATCTGTGGCTATCGTTGCCGCACTCATGTCGACGCTCGGCGAAGTGGTCGTGGTCGCGGTTCTGGCCGGGAGCGCGACCGGTATCGGCGCGTTGCCCGTCCTCGTCACGTCCCGGATCAGCCACAAAATGTACGACTCGGCGCTCGGGTTCGCGGCGGGGATCATGTTCGGCGCGGCGGTGTTCACGCTCGTCATCCCCGGCCTCGAGATCGGGTCGATGTCGGAGGTGCTCGCCGGGCTGGGCATCGGGGGGCTGTTCCTGCTCGCCGCGAACCGCCTCGTGCCCCACATCCACCTGCTGTTCGACCGGGAGCGTGGGGAGGGCCGGGGGACGGACGCGACGCCGATGGACGCGGAGGCGGTCGTCGACGTCCCGAAAGACCCCGACGTGGACGACAAGATACGGAAGGCGATCCTCGTCGGGAGCGCGATCACCATCCACAACATCCCGGAGGGGCTGGCGGTCGGCATCGCGTTCGCGAGCGGACAGGAGGGCATCGGCTTCGCCATCGCAAGCGCCATCGCCGTCCAGAACGTCCCCGACGGCTTCGCGATGGCGGTGCCGGCCAACCAAGCCGGGGTCTCGAAGCTCAAGACGGTGTTCTACACGACGCTGTCGGGCGGGATCCCGGAACCGATCGCGGCGATCGTCGGCTTCCTGCTCGTCGAGTTCGTCGTGGACGCCTTCCCGCTCGCGGCGGGCGTCGCCGCGGGCGCGATGATGGCCGTGATCTTCCGCGAGATGATCCCCG
Encoded here:
- a CDS encoding cupredoxin domain-containing protein; the encoded protein is MSRDDSGDRRRIGSVNRRKMLMALGGGAAIGLAGQGMVGAQDDGEGDGGGGGPVAERCDPCIDAYSGYLLPAPMEAGPGADAETADGGNVTENQTTTNQTAENQTGADNETDTNGQMQEVPFDVAQTVDLRVTDADVVFVEEEGEQPGGPMGNQTEGNQTVPNETANGNETPAGNETVDDGPGGGNETAGNETAGEGPEGPLAGPGGFPDFYFDPVGVSLQSGDVVEFVTVEDFHTVTAYHPRFFGVQQRVPEGVPGFTSPPFVENDAWYYRFDEPGVYDLQCLPHETLGMVMRVVVDDGSGEAPEAPAAPGEGEMGPSEIAQTVLDAPELEPGNVLDQGTVAWEDLTGVESEPPFGP
- a CDS encoding DUF4013 domain-containing protein, with product MMAEDALKFPFRGDRTADTFAVGGVLGIATLLLLRVAASLYPTWPTLVAAALAAVPATALFGYLLRVGDATVRGDESVPEFGSPGDLFRSGLRAWAVAAVYLGLPLLILLVTVQGVLGSGIGPDAGTGQRTALLVGSTMTLFLALAVAYVFPAALLNVARGGSPVASLDPRRVKPLLSSGAYFAAWMAAFVAGVLGWGLTLSALRSHSLGGVIAVFAAFYFHLVAARYVGLAYARAVGRDGGPL
- the rqcH gene encoding ribosome rescue protein RqcH, which encodes MDQKRELTSVDLAALVGELGSYEGAKLDKAYLYGDDFLRLKMRDFDRGRVELLVEVGDVKRAHVAAPENVPDAPGRPPNFAMMLRNRLSGADFAGVEQFEFDRILQFHFEREDEDTTIIAELFGPGNIAVLDGNDEVVDSLDTVRLKSRTVAPGSQYEFPDTRVNPLDVDYEGFAALMDDSDTDIVRTLATQLNLGGLYAEEVCTRAGVEKATDIADATEEQYEVVFDALERLRDEMENAELDPRIYVEGDRYVDVTPFPLSEHEDLESESYDTFNAALDEYFHELDRSDDEDDAVTDDSPDFAGEIEKKERIIEQQEQAIEGFERQAEQERERAELLYERYELVDDVLSTIQDARERDTPWDEIEERFEEGAERGIEAAEAVVGVNGDEGTVTVRLDGTDVELDASEGVEHNADRLYTEAKRVEEKKEGALAAIEDTREELEEVKERKRQWEEDGPESGNDDDEDGETEDVDWLSRPSIPVRRSEQWFERFRWFYTSDDFLVIGGRDADQNEELVKKYLEPGDLFFHAQAHGGPVTVLKATDPSEAAKDVDIPQRSKEEAAQFAVSYSSVWKDGRFAGDAYMVTPDQVSKTPESGEFLEKGGFAIRGDRTYFRDVAAGVAVGITCEPSTRVVGGPPSAVRDQAETHVEVEPGQYAQADVGKKLYREFRERFADTSFVRKVASPDRIQHFLPPGGSRIKED
- a CDS encoding S8 family peptidase — encoded protein: MTIQRRDFIKGIAASGLSLAFTGLVGAQDDATFLVVADGDVRRGIEDAGFAVRQELADGSVYVVVGSEDDRDDLDAVEGVSEVARDVRFEFEGPERVEQADTTTDEDRYPLQWDKQVTDVAEAHETTAGEGTRLAIIDTGIDFDHPDLKDNVNAEVSRLFRYGEVTSDAEDVHGHGTHVAGIAAASDEGTTGIVGTAPDAELVSLRVFYYDDVDGDGDQELTTTTADILTAIDHAASLDADAANLSIGTPPLPPETNATGIKVAYQRVAQDAVRRGTLVVVSAGNSDANLQQGGYFTVPNSVAGAMSVSATGPNDERVFYSNYGTNEIDVGAPGGGYETLEKTLADDTEWPFPTNLVLSSVPPELYDGDYYAYFAGTSMAAPQVTGLAGLIRAADSGLNANQVEQAIKDGAELVDGQSDPDLGAGRINAANSLDEL
- a CDS encoding ZIP family metal transporter; translation: MSTLGEVVVVAVLAGSATGIGALPVLVTSRISHKMYDSALGFAAGIMFGAAVFTLVIPGLEIGSMSEVLAGLGIGGLFLLAANRLVPHIHLLFDRERGEGRGTDATPMDAEAVVDVPKDPDVDDKIRKAILVGSAITIHNIPEGLAVGIAFASGQEGIGFAIASAIAVQNVPDGFAMAVPANQAGVSKLKTVFYTTLSGGIPEPIAAIVGFLLVEFVVDAFPLAAGVAAGAMMAVIFREMIPESHAHGYADAATLTFIAGFAVMTFIDTTFTV